A region from the Prochlorococcus sp. MIT 0603 genome encodes:
- a CDS encoding ammonium transporter: MTTALQSPSGRRIARLQEASLLDGPMLLLNSIRGFRSNQTLTWLATVPLALMGLGVFGFAARAEVGLSDLTGAQAATFLADNLWLFIATILVIFMNAGFAMVEAGMCRSKNAVNILAKNLFVFALAVTAYWFIGYSLMYGDSIAGGWLYFKGLFFDPDPSGALACAAEGGTGCLVPAVDFLFQAAFAGTAATIVSGLVAERVKFGEFVVFSLILTAFIYPISGSWQWNGGWLSELGFIDFAGSSIVHSVGGWAGLVGAMLLGPRIGKFVDGKAQAMPGHNMALATLGALILWIGWYGFNPGSELAMDQYVAYVAVTTTLAAAGGAIAATVISTLTSGKPDLTMIINGILAGLVSITAGCGNMTLSGSWLAGFVGGVIVVFAVSALDSLGIDDPVGAFSVHGVCGIWGTVVIGLWGVDGMDPGAAGIGLLNGGGFSILLVQVIGAAAYAIWTIVTCFVAWSIIGQLFGGIRVSEEEETLGLDIGEHGMEAYPDFASSN, from the coding sequence ATGACAACTGCTTTGCAATCGCCATCAGGGCGTCGCATTGCTCGTCTACAGGAAGCAAGTCTTCTTGATGGACCAATGCTTCTCCTTAATAGCATTCGCGGCTTTAGATCAAATCAGACTCTGACTTGGTTGGCTACTGTCCCTTTGGCTCTTATGGGCTTAGGTGTTTTTGGCTTCGCTGCTCGTGCTGAAGTAGGTCTTTCTGATCTGACAGGAGCTCAAGCTGCGACTTTCTTGGCAGATAACCTTTGGCTATTTATTGCCACCATACTCGTCATATTTATGAATGCTGGCTTCGCAATGGTTGAAGCTGGGATGTGTCGTTCTAAGAATGCTGTAAACATTCTTGCTAAAAATCTTTTTGTATTTGCGCTTGCTGTAACTGCTTATTGGTTTATTGGCTATTCATTAATGTATGGAGATTCAATAGCTGGCGGATGGCTTTATTTTAAGGGATTATTCTTTGATCCCGATCCTTCAGGAGCGCTTGCATGTGCAGCTGAAGGAGGAACTGGTTGTCTTGTTCCAGCTGTTGACTTTCTTTTTCAAGCTGCATTTGCAGGTACAGCAGCAACTATTGTTTCTGGACTTGTTGCTGAAAGAGTTAAGTTCGGCGAATTTGTAGTTTTTTCATTGATATTAACTGCGTTCATCTATCCAATTTCAGGAAGCTGGCAGTGGAATGGAGGTTGGCTTAGTGAATTAGGTTTCATTGATTTCGCAGGCTCTTCAATTGTTCATTCAGTAGGAGGATGGGCTGGTCTTGTAGGAGCAATGCTTTTAGGACCAAGAATTGGAAAGTTTGTAGATGGTAAAGCTCAAGCAATGCCAGGTCATAACATGGCGCTTGCAACACTAGGTGCTCTAATCCTTTGGATAGGTTGGTATGGCTTCAATCCTGGATCAGAGTTAGCTATGGATCAGTATGTTGCTTATGTTGCTGTAACAACAACTCTGGCAGCTGCTGGAGGCGCTATTGCAGCCACAGTCATTTCTACCTTGACTTCTGGTAAGCCTGATTTGACTATGATCATTAATGGAATTCTTGCAGGTCTTGTAAGTATTACAGCTGGTTGTGGAAACATGACTCTTTCAGGATCTTGGCTTGCAGGATTTGTAGGTGGGGTAATAGTTGTATTTGCAGTTTCAGCATTGGATTCATTAGGTATTGATGACCCTGTAGGCGCTTTCTCAGTTCACGGTGTATGTGGAATTTGGGGAACAGTTGTAATTGGTTTATGGGGAGTTGATGGAATGGATCCAGGAGCAGCAGGAATTGGCTTGCTCAATGGAGGAGGTTTCTCAATCTTGCTTGTTCAGGTAATTGGAGCAGCTGCTTATGCAATTTGGACAATAGTCACTTGTTTTGTTGCCTGGTCAATTATTGGCCAATTATTTGGTGGCATTCGTGTGAGCGAAGAAGAAGAGACTTTAGGTCTTGATATTGGTGAGCATGGAATGGAGGCATATCCAGACTTTGCTTCTTCTAATTAG
- the tgt gene encoding tRNA guanosine(34) transglycosylase Tgt — MFDFQIKSQCPKTLARVGTFSTPHGVVDTPRFMPVGTLATVKGVSINQLKEVNAQMILANTYHLHIQPGESVIKEAGGLHDFMSWEGPILTDSGGYQVFSLGRLNKIDDEGVAFKNPRDGRDIELSPEKAMQIQMDLGADIAMAFDQCPPYPASEADVEAACKRTNLWLERSVRAHTKKDQALFGIVQGGCFLHLREQSVKDIESFGLPGIAIGGVSVGEPASEIHKIVRYLGPLLPKEVPRYLMGIGTIREMAIAVANGIDLFDCVLPTRLGRHGTALVRDERWNLRNARFRNDYHPLDETCLCEACTGYSRAYIHHLIRNDELLGLTLLSLHNLSHLMRFSRAMTLAIKDGCFSEDFAPWQKDSIAHHTW, encoded by the coding sequence ATGTTTGATTTTCAGATCAAATCTCAATGCCCTAAAACCTTGGCGAGAGTAGGCACTTTCTCTACTCCCCATGGTGTAGTAGATACCCCTCGATTTATGCCTGTGGGGACTCTGGCTACAGTTAAAGGAGTATCAATTAATCAATTAAAAGAAGTTAATGCTCAAATGATACTTGCGAATACATATCACCTTCATATTCAACCTGGTGAGTCAGTTATTAAAGAGGCAGGCGGTTTACATGACTTTATGAGTTGGGAAGGACCAATACTTACTGATTCGGGTGGGTATCAAGTATTTAGTTTGGGCAGGCTTAACAAAATAGATGATGAGGGTGTTGCATTTAAAAATCCGCGTGATGGAAGAGATATTGAATTATCTCCTGAAAAAGCAATGCAAATCCAAATGGACCTTGGTGCAGATATAGCAATGGCTTTTGATCAGTGCCCGCCATACCCAGCATCTGAAGCTGATGTAGAGGCTGCTTGTAAACGAACAAACCTTTGGTTAGAGAGGTCCGTTCGAGCTCATACCAAAAAAGATCAGGCGCTTTTTGGAATTGTTCAAGGGGGCTGTTTTCTTCATTTGAGAGAACAAAGTGTTAAAGATATTGAAAGCTTTGGCTTGCCTGGAATAGCAATTGGAGGGGTAAGTGTTGGGGAACCTGCTTCAGAAATTCATAAGATTGTTCGTTACTTAGGACCACTTTTACCTAAAGAAGTTCCAAGATATTTAATGGGAATTGGAACAATTAGGGAAATGGCAATTGCGGTTGCAAATGGTATTGATCTTTTTGATTGCGTTCTTCCCACTAGATTAGGTCGGCATGGAACTGCTTTGGTACGAGATGAGCGTTGGAATTTGCGAAATGCTCGTTTTAGGAATGATTACCATCCTTTAGATGAAACATGTCTGTGTGAAGCTTGCACTGGCTATAGCAGAGCATACATTCACCATTTGATTCGTAATGATGAATTGCTTGGTCTAACACTCTTGAGCTTGCACAATCTCAGTCATTTAATGCGTTTTTCACGTGCTATGACCCTTGCGATTAAAGATGGATGTTTTTCAGAAGATTTCGCTCCGTGGCAGAAAGACTCTATTGCGCATCACACGTGGTAA
- a CDS encoding alpha/beta hydrolase, whose amino-acid sequence MEEELFCFPSKTASHRLVLLHGWGADAEDLLPLGQSLVESLQTSIELIALRAPDPHPEGVGRQWYGLFPPDWNEAGKAISELYIRLKKLDSTQISLRKTILMGFSQGGAMAIATGAKLPLAGLIACSAYPHPDFMPPSNLPPVLITHGIQDPVVPINASKNLFELLERKNSKIELEIFDGVHEIPQEINLRIQLFIEKCFENSIEKEILA is encoded by the coding sequence ATGGAAGAGGAACTCTTTTGTTTTCCTTCTAAAACAGCTAGCCATCGATTGGTCTTGCTGCATGGATGGGGAGCTGATGCTGAAGATTTACTTCCTTTAGGTCAAAGTTTGGTTGAATCTCTTCAAACAAGTATTGAATTAATTGCTCTTCGTGCTCCAGACCCACACCCTGAAGGTGTTGGAAGACAATGGTATGGTCTTTTCCCTCCAGATTGGAATGAAGCCGGAAAAGCTATTAGCGAACTTTATATTCGACTTAAAAAGCTAGATTCAACTCAAATCAGTTTAAGAAAAACTATTTTAATGGGATTTTCTCAAGGAGGGGCTATGGCTATTGCAACAGGTGCAAAACTTCCTTTGGCTGGATTAATTGCTTGTAGTGCATATCCTCATCCTGATTTTATGCCGCCTTCAAACTTACCTCCAGTTTTAATAACACATGGAATTCAAGATCCTGTTGTGCCTATCAATGCATCAAAAAATCTTTTTGAATTATTAGAGAGAAAAAACAGTAAAATTGAACTTGAAATTTTTGATGGAGTTCATGAAATCCCACAAGAAATAAATCTCAGGATTCAGCTTTTTATAGAAAAATGCTTTGAGAATTCTATAGAGAAAGAAATACTTGCCTAA
- a CDS encoding DoxX family protein — protein MIDSGSNSQSAGSSSSNQPQKVEVVVASPTEGDVNILGELAIFLLRVVFSLFMIHHGLEKLQDPQGFAEFVVGKYFAFLPGDPIIWTFAAGVTQILCPIGLALGVLSRLCALGLLNTMLFAVYFHLVDTGLEGFPFAVVEAHNYAFELSAIYAGISLYFLFAGPGRLAIFKKKNKVTYYPKGNKN, from the coding sequence ATGATTGACTCAGGTAGTAATTCTCAATCAGCGGGTTCTTCTTCATCTAACCAGCCTCAGAAGGTTGAAGTTGTTGTTGCAAGTCCTACCGAAGGGGACGTAAATATTTTAGGAGAGCTAGCAATATTTCTTCTTAGAGTGGTCTTCAGTTTATTTATGATTCATCATGGCCTTGAGAAATTACAAGACCCTCAGGGCTTCGCGGAATTTGTAGTGGGTAAATATTTTGCTTTTCTTCCTGGCGATCCCATTATATGGACTTTTGCAGCAGGAGTAACTCAGATTTTGTGTCCAATAGGCCTAGCCTTGGGTGTCTTGTCAAGACTTTGTGCACTAGGCCTGCTGAATACAATGCTGTTTGCGGTTTATTTTCACCTTGTTGATACAGGTTTAGAAGGATTTCCCTTTGCTGTAGTAGAAGCCCATAATTATGCTTTTGAGTTGTCTGCAATTTATGCTGGGATATCATTGTACTTTTTGTTTGCCGGACCAGGCAGATTGGCTATTTTTAAAAAGAAGAATAAAGTAACTTATTATCCTAAAGGAAATAAAAACTAG
- the purH gene encoding bifunctional phosphoribosylaminoimidazolecarboxamide formyltransferase/IMP cyclohydrolase — MPPIALLSVSNKQGLIPLAKKLSNDHGFTIISSGGTAKALEKEFIPVVRISDYTGAQEILGGRVKTLHPKVHGGILAKRNDESHQSDLLKHGINNIDLVIVNLYPFKETIANPSVSWEEAIENIDIGGPTMVRAAAKNHDSVIVLTSPNQYEPFLKVLSEGEVSLDMRKELALEAYEHTASYDIAISRWMRKQSSKEASEWLEAIPLKQTLRYGENPHQKASWYSSSNLGWGGAKQLQGKELSTNNLLDLEAAISTIREFEYGQAINNPSFKNASVVIKHTNPCGVAIGDSISIALKKSLDADPISAFGGIIALNSSVNLEAANQIQNLFLECVVAPDFDDEAKSVLSKKKNLRVIQLNKSFINQAQRVSIRSILGGLIIQESDDISINSNDWKVVTNTQPNSMQKEDLEFAWKVVRHVRSNAIAIACSGQTIGIGAGQMNRVGAAKIALAAAGDKANQAVLASDGFFPFDDTVRIAATHGIAAIIQPGGSIRDDSSIKACNELNISMIFTGQRHFLH, encoded by the coding sequence ATGCCACCAATTGCATTATTAAGCGTTTCAAACAAGCAAGGATTAATTCCATTAGCTAAAAAGCTAAGCAATGATCATGGCTTCACAATTATTTCCAGTGGCGGGACTGCCAAGGCACTTGAGAAAGAGTTTATTCCTGTTGTTCGAATATCCGATTACACAGGTGCTCAAGAGATCCTAGGAGGAAGAGTTAAAACGCTTCACCCAAAAGTTCATGGGGGAATACTCGCAAAAAGAAATGATGAATCTCATCAAAGTGATCTTCTAAAGCATGGGATCAATAATATTGATTTAGTCATTGTGAATCTATACCCATTTAAAGAAACCATTGCCAATCCTTCTGTGTCCTGGGAAGAAGCCATTGAAAACATTGATATTGGTGGGCCAACAATGGTTAGGGCGGCTGCAAAAAATCATGATTCTGTAATAGTCCTTACTAGTCCAAACCAATATGAGCCCTTCCTAAAAGTATTGAGCGAAGGAGAAGTCTCCTTAGATATGCGAAAAGAACTTGCCCTAGAAGCTTATGAACATACAGCAAGTTATGACATTGCTATTAGTAGATGGATGAGAAAACAATCTTCAAAGGAAGCATCAGAATGGCTCGAAGCAATCCCTCTCAAACAAACCTTAAGATATGGAGAGAACCCTCATCAAAAAGCATCATGGTATAGCTCAAGCAATCTGGGATGGGGAGGCGCAAAACAATTACAAGGCAAAGAACTTAGTACAAATAATCTTTTAGATTTAGAAGCTGCTATCTCAACAATAAGAGAGTTTGAATATGGGCAAGCTATTAATAATCCCTCATTTAAAAATGCTTCTGTAGTTATTAAACATACCAACCCATGCGGTGTTGCGATAGGTGATTCTATATCTATAGCATTAAAAAAAAGTCTTGACGCAGACCCAATCAGTGCCTTTGGTGGAATAATTGCACTTAATAGTTCCGTAAACTTAGAAGCAGCAAATCAAATACAAAATCTTTTCCTAGAATGTGTGGTCGCTCCAGACTTCGACGATGAAGCAAAATCAGTCCTTTCAAAGAAAAAAAACCTAAGAGTTATTCAACTCAATAAAAGCTTTATAAATCAAGCTCAAAGAGTAAGTATTCGAAGCATTCTTGGGGGCCTAATCATTCAAGAAAGTGACGATATTTCAATAAATAGTAACGACTGGAAGGTCGTAACAAACACACAACCAAACTCTATGCAAAAGGAAGATTTAGAATTTGCTTGGAAAGTAGTAAGACATGTCAGATCCAATGCAATAGCTATTGCTTGTTCAGGTCAAACTATTGGTATAGGTGCTGGACAAATGAACAGAGTTGGTGCTGCAAAGATAGCTCTAGCAGCAGCTGGAGACAAAGCAAATCAAGCAGTATTGGCCAGTGATGGCTTTTTCCCTTTTGATGACACAGTTCGAATAGCAGCTACACATGGTATTGCTGCTATTATTCAACCTGGAGGAAGCATTAGAGATGATTCATCTATAAAAGCTTGTAATGAATTAAACATCTCAATGATATTTACTGGTCAAAGACATTTCTTACATTAG
- a CDS encoding 4-hydroxy-3-methylbut-2-enyl diphosphate reductase yields MDTQAFKRSLHHSDRYNRRGFESPAKRAQALEKAYQSNLIGSIRDNGYLLEHGRLTVKLAEAFGFCWGVERAVAMAYETRRHYPYESIWITNEIIHNPSVNDHLRNMNVRFISAEKGVKDFSSVKEGDVVILPAFGATVQEMKLLHERGCHIIDTTCPWVSKVWHTVEKHKKHEFTSIIHGKVKHEETLATSSFAGTYLVVLDLEEAQYVSEYILGNGNRDDFLRKFSKASSKDFDPDRDLHRLGVANQTTMLKSETEEIGRLFEKTMLSKYGPAELNEHFLAFNTICDATEERQDAMFSLVDEKLDLLVVIGGFNSSNTTHLQEISLSKGIRSFHIDTPERIGEEDNTITHKPLGDDLKVESNFLPAGNINVGITSGASTPDRIVEHVIQKLINLSEKE; encoded by the coding sequence ATGGATACCCAGGCTTTTAAGCGATCGCTGCACCATTCTGATCGTTATAACCGAAGAGGCTTTGAGTCTCCAGCAAAAAGGGCTCAGGCTTTAGAAAAAGCTTATCAAAGTAATTTGATTGGCTCAATTCGTGATAATGGATATTTATTGGAACATGGACGATTAACAGTCAAACTTGCTGAAGCATTTGGTTTTTGTTGGGGAGTTGAGCGTGCTGTTGCAATGGCCTATGAAACACGACGGCATTATCCATATGAAAGTATTTGGATAACTAATGAAATTATTCATAATCCTTCTGTGAATGACCATCTAAGAAATATGAATGTTCGTTTTATCTCTGCTGAGAAAGGTGTGAAGGACTTTTCTTCAGTAAAGGAAGGAGATGTTGTTATTTTGCCTGCTTTTGGAGCAACAGTTCAGGAGATGAAACTTCTTCATGAGCGTGGTTGTCATATCATTGACACAACATGTCCATGGGTTTCAAAAGTTTGGCACACAGTAGAGAAACATAAAAAGCATGAATTCACATCTATTATCCACGGAAAGGTTAAGCATGAAGAGACCTTGGCAACTAGTTCTTTTGCAGGAACATACCTTGTCGTTTTGGATCTTGAAGAAGCGCAATATGTTTCTGAATACATTTTAGGTAATGGGAATCGAGATGATTTTTTAAGAAAGTTTTCCAAGGCTTCTTCTAAAGACTTTGATCCAGATAGAGATCTTCATCGATTGGGGGTTGCTAATCAGACAACCATGCTTAAGAGTGAAACGGAAGAAATCGGAAGACTTTTTGAAAAAACTATGTTGAGTAAATATGGACCTGCAGAATTGAATGAGCATTTTCTAGCTTTCAACACTATTTGCGATGCTACAGAAGAAAGACAAGATGCAATGTTCTCCTTAGTTGATGAAAAGCTTGATTTATTAGTGGTTATCGGTGGTTTTAACTCTTCTAATACCACTCATCTTCAGGAAATTTCACTTTCTAAGGGGATACGCTCGTTTCACATAGATACGCCTGAAAGAATTGGAGAAGAGGATAATACAATTACTCATAAGCCCTTAGGAGATGATTTGAAAGTGGAATCTAATTTCTTGCCAGCTGGAAACATTAATGTTGGAATCACTTCAGGAGCTTCTACTCCAGACAGAATTGTTGAGCATGTGATTCAAAAACTTATCAATCTCAGTGAGAAAGAATAA
- a CDS encoding photosystem II reaction center protein K: MAPLTLDLLAQLPEAYQIYAPTVDVLPLIPLLFFLLVFVWQAAVGFR; the protein is encoded by the coding sequence ATGGCACCGCTTACCCTCGATTTGCTTGCTCAGTTGCCTGAGGCTTATCAAATTTATGCACCAACGGTAGATGTGCTTCCGTTGATTCCACTTCTTTTCTTTTTGCTTGTCTTCGTTTGGCAGGCTGCTGTTGGGTTTCGCTAA
- a CDS encoding adenosylcobinamide-GDP ribazoletransferase — protein MLNSPNWLKELSGAWTFYTVLPQWPVIKPRFQRIARFAPCIGLGIGVLQALLIASLSFSKWPDLSLPFISIAFGLWVTGGIHLDGLMDTADGISAGQQRCYEAMKDSRVGASAIIALSINIFLQIAALIKLKSLCIVAIPLAYFWGRYSQIIAIGNYPSIQKSVSSKFHKNKWKGTLKESIPSIVCILIMLSAIHNLNIINSFKLHLIIGTFTGLAPAIAIPRFLANKLGGHSGDSYGACVVLVETLTLLMLAIILPAN, from the coding sequence ATTCTGAATTCACCTAATTGGTTAAAAGAACTTTCTGGGGCCTGGACCTTTTATACTGTGTTGCCTCAATGGCCAGTAATAAAACCACGGTTTCAAAGGATTGCTCGTTTCGCCCCTTGCATAGGCTTGGGAATAGGAGTTTTACAAGCATTATTAATAGCAAGTCTCAGTTTTTCAAAGTGGCCTGATCTGTCACTCCCCTTCATCTCAATAGCTTTTGGGCTATGGGTTACAGGTGGGATTCATTTAGATGGCTTAATGGATACAGCCGATGGGATTTCCGCAGGCCAGCAAAGATGTTATGAAGCAATGAAAGATAGTAGAGTTGGTGCAAGTGCGATCATTGCATTATCTATTAATATCTTCCTACAAATAGCTGCTCTAATTAAACTAAAATCACTTTGTATAGTTGCAATTCCACTAGCATATTTCTGGGGAAGATATTCTCAAATAATAGCTATTGGAAATTACCCTTCAATTCAAAAAAGTGTCTCTTCTAAATTCCATAAAAACAAGTGGAAAGGTACTTTAAAGGAATCAATTCCTTCAATAGTTTGTATTTTGATTATGTTATCTGCAATACATAATCTAAATATAATTAACTCGTTTAAATTACATCTAATAATAGGAACTTTTACAGGTCTAGCACCTGCCATTGCAATACCAAGGTTCTTAGCTAATAAACTTGGTGGTCACTCTGGAGATTCATATGGAGCTTGCGTCGTCCTGGTCGAAACTTTGACCCTATTGATGCTTGCAATCATTTTGCCGGCAAACTAA
- a CDS encoding DUF3155 domain-containing protein: MSKKRKRISRRRLAGQRVMAHVPTFHLETGEYKPVTAARRYIAETTINAPAVVNVRRNEHTTDRFFWGEKGLFSAQYAEENHFLFPSLRTIVEAVGEHNMFEGLELTADDWEEIEEYEYAFV, translated from the coding sequence ATGTCAAAAAAGCGCAAGAGGATTAGTCGCAGACGATTGGCTGGGCAAAGAGTTATGGCTCATGTTCCAACTTTTCATCTGGAAACTGGGGAATACAAACCAGTAACAGCCGCTAGACGCTACATAGCAGAAACCACTATCAATGCACCTGCAGTGGTTAATGTCCGTAGGAACGAGCACACTACAGATAGATTCTTTTGGGGTGAAAAAGGATTATTTAGTGCTCAATATGCCGAAGAAAACCATTTTCTTTTTCCTTCTTTAAGAACAATTGTTGAAGCAGTAGGAGAACATAATATGTTTGAAGGCTTAGAACTTACTGCAGATGATTGGGAAGAAATTGAAGAGTATGAATATGCTTTTGTTTAG
- a CDS encoding sensor histidine kinase: MMKFSDRFLSLVDEQLSGFESDAELETVVAYVAQANQQDAPTLEVVGQRPKQIQKKLAPIENDPDLRVPSSNRRWYPLQEGSDLLGVLRAERFPTDRQWPDSLDQRLQISASILGNYLSLELDREKLLNELSEQKDQIGVLVHQLRNPLAALRTYAQLLLRKLGPDSKQRSLVEGLLSEQQQVDKYLLALDEISRPKLAPQPAAPARLLLPPLIQTEEPLDLMQLLDPLIDRAKATAKLQGRKWQGPEKLPSWIQKTRPASEGVIAEIVANLLENAFRYASKSSEIGICINEQGISVWDAGIPIPIDEREEIFNTGFRSQKSKGFKGSGLGLSLGRKLARQFGGDLTLSVSPSEFDDALPKEGNAFLISLPAK; encoded by the coding sequence ATGATGAAATTTTCAGATAGGTTTCTCAGTCTTGTTGATGAGCAGTTGAGTGGTTTCGAATCAGACGCGGAGCTTGAGACTGTTGTAGCTTATGTTGCTCAAGCCAATCAGCAAGATGCACCTACTTTGGAAGTTGTTGGACAAAGGCCAAAACAGATCCAAAAAAAATTAGCTCCGATTGAAAATGATCCAGATTTGCGAGTTCCTTCATCTAATAGGCGGTGGTATCCCTTACAGGAAGGATCGGATTTATTAGGTGTGCTTCGGGCTGAAAGATTTCCTACAGATAGACAATGGCCTGATTCTCTGGATCAAAGATTGCAGATAAGTGCTTCTATCCTGGGAAATTATTTGAGCTTGGAGCTTGATCGCGAAAAACTTCTAAATGAATTAAGTGAGCAAAAAGATCAAATTGGTGTTTTGGTTCATCAATTGAGAAACCCTCTGGCTGCTTTGAGGACTTATGCTCAACTCCTTTTGCGTAAATTGGGCCCCGATAGCAAACAGCGAAGTCTAGTAGAGGGATTGCTCAGTGAGCAGCAACAGGTAGATAAGTATTTATTAGCATTGGATGAAATCTCCCGGCCTAAGCTGGCCCCTCAGCCTGCTGCTCCAGCAAGATTACTTTTACCACCTTTAATCCAGACTGAAGAGCCTTTAGATCTTATGCAATTATTAGATCCATTGATTGACCGTGCTAAAGCGACTGCGAAGTTGCAAGGCAGGAAATGGCAGGGACCAGAGAAATTACCTTCCTGGATCCAAAAAACACGACCTGCTTCTGAAGGTGTGATTGCTGAAATAGTTGCCAATCTTTTAGAAAATGCATTTAGGTATGCTTCGAAATCGTCGGAAATTGGCATTTGTATTAATGAACAAGGAATTTCTGTTTGGGATGCTGGAATCCCTATACCTATAGATGAAAGAGAGGAAATATTTAATACTGGTTTTAGAAGTCAAAAAAGCAAAGGTTTCAAAGGTTCAGGCTTAGGCTTAAGTTTGGGTAGGAAGCTTGCGCGGCAATTTGGTGGAGATTTAACCTTAAGTGTTTCCCCTTCTGAATTTGATGATGCTCTCCCTAAAGAAGGTAATGCATTTTTAATTAGTTTGCCGGCAAAATGA
- a CDS encoding Gfo/Idh/MocA family protein — MTLAMVPVKVGVIGIGNMGWHHARVLSLLKDAELVGVADLDSERGHLAQDQFNCHWHANYEDLLPNVEAVCIAVPTLFHHKVGINCLKAGKHVLIEKPIAASQKEASDLIEASNNASRLLQVGHIERFNPAFKELTKVVTDEEVLVLEARRHSPHPERANDVSVVLDLMIHDLDLVLELANAPVVKLAAVGGCSLNDPIDYVNATLGFSNGVIASLTASKMSHRKIRTLSAHCKKSLVETDFLNHTLHIHRKAHEWYSADHGELLYRTDGFVEEVSTTSIEPLYAELEHFLQCVRGLEVPAVDGLQASRALLLADLIEKALESPAQSISIDEPI; from the coding sequence ATGACCCTCGCCATGGTTCCGGTGAAGGTTGGTGTAATAGGTATAGGGAACATGGGGTGGCACCATGCAAGAGTTTTGAGTCTATTAAAAGATGCAGAATTAGTTGGGGTAGCAGATCTTGATTCAGAACGCGGTCATCTAGCACAAGATCAATTCAACTGCCATTGGCATGCAAATTACGAAGATCTTCTTCCCAATGTTGAAGCAGTTTGCATTGCTGTGCCAACTTTGTTCCATCATAAAGTTGGAATCAACTGTTTAAAAGCAGGCAAGCATGTCTTAATAGAAAAGCCAATAGCTGCAAGTCAAAAAGAAGCCTCTGATCTCATAGAAGCATCAAATAATGCAAGTAGGTTGCTTCAAGTAGGTCATATAGAAAGATTCAATCCAGCATTTAAAGAGCTTACTAAAGTAGTTACTGATGAGGAAGTCCTTGTTTTAGAAGCAAGGCGACATAGTCCCCATCCTGAACGAGCAAATGATGTTTCGGTAGTCTTAGATCTTATGATCCATGATCTGGATCTAGTTCTTGAATTAGCAAATGCTCCTGTTGTAAAGCTTGCTGCTGTAGGAGGCTGCAGCTTAAATGATCCTATTGACTACGTGAATGCAACTCTCGGATTTAGCAATGGTGTAATAGCAAGTCTTACTGCAAGCAAAATGAGTCACAGAAAAATTAGAACCCTCAGTGCTCACTGCAAGAAAAGTTTAGTAGAAACAGATTTTTTAAATCATACGCTTCATATACACCGAAAAGCTCATGAATGGTATTCAGCTGATCATGGAGAATTGCTTTATCGCACAGATGGCTTTGTAGAAGAAGTCAGCACAACATCTATAGAACCACTTTATGCTGAACTCGAGCATTTTCTTCAATGCGTTAGAGGCTTAGAAGTACCTGCTGTAGATGGATTACAAGCATCCCGAGCCTTACTACTTGCTGATTTAATTGAGAAAGCTTTGGAGAGTCCTGCTCAAAGTATCTCTATTGATGAGCCAATATAA